CTCAGCACTTCATTTAATGAACCCAGTTTATTAGCCTTCTTCTGCACCTGGTCAGCATTCTTTTCTTCTACCAAATGCAGGAATAATCCGACCTCATCTAAGATTCGCTGATAAGAATGTGCCGTTTTGATTACAATAGAATCAGCATATTGCTTAATCTTCGTTTCTTCGGCTTTGGACAGATTTTTACCTGTGAAAATGATGATAGGTAAATTCTCCAGACCCTCATTTTTCTTGATTGCTTCCAGTGTCTCATAGCCTGTCTTATCCGGAATACCCATGTCCAGAATGACACAATTAACAGCATCTGAAGTCAATGCTTCTACACTGTCTTTCACATTGCTTCTGATCTCAGAGGCAATATTAAAGTTGCTCAGAAAATACGATAAGGCAGTTGCATGCTTAGGGTTCTCTTCTACAATCAGTACTTTTTTAGGATAACGGGCCAAAGCATCTTCAATCTTCTTAAACATGCCTCCGATCTGTTCCATTGCAATAGGTTTGTTGATAAAATCTATCGCCCCTTTGAGTAAACTCTCCTTTTTCATTTTCAGAGAGGACATCATATGTACAGGAATTGGTCGTGTGGCCGGATTACTTTTTAATTCATCCATAACTTGCCATCCGTCTTTTATAGGAAGCTGTATATCCAGCAAAATGGCCAAAGGTTTGTATTTTTCAGCAAATTCTGCAGCAATATCTCCTCTTACGGCTACTATTCCTTTATAATTTTGCTGTCGTGTATATTTCAGCAGTGCCTTAGCAAAGTTGGTGTCGTCCTCCACGATCAGGATAACCTTGTCATGCTCCTTAATATTATTTCTATCATCCTCGATCTCTGCAGGTATATCCAGAATAACGTACGGACTGATTTCTTCAGCGACCAAAGCATTCACCTCTTCCACATCAGAAGATATAATAGCAACCAATTCATCCGCTTTCGGACTGATGACAGATACCTGTTTCGATTTTGGAATAACAAGACTGAATATACTTCCCTCATTTTCTTTGCTCTCCAGTCTGATTTCTCCTCCCAAAAGACGGGCTATTTCGCGGCTTATAGACAGCCCAAGCCCTGTACCGCCAAATTTTCTTCTGGTAGACCCATCGGCCTGCTGGAAAGCTTCAAATACTATTTTCTGCTTCTCTTCAGCAATACCAATTCCGGTATCTTTTACAGCAAATACAATATTATTCCCGTTACTTTCTTCCTCTGTTATGGTCAGTGTAATACTTCCTTTGGATGTAAACTTAATCGCATTTGACAGCAGATTCCGCAGCACCTGATCCAGTCGTAATCTATCTGTCTCCAGTGTCGAAGGCAAGTCCGGCTGGATAACAATATTCAGATCCAGTGATTTTTCCTTCACTATAGGTGCAAACAGGCTGCTTAATTCCTGTGTTACGTCTGATAGTTTAACATCCTGGTACTCCAGTTCCATCTTACCGGCTTCGATCTTCGAAAGATCCAATATCTCATCAATAAGACTCAACAAGCTCGTACCCGAACTTTGTATAACCTTCGCTGATTCGATTTGATCTTCATTCAGATTCTCTTCTGTATTTTCTGACATGAGTCTTGAAAGAAGCAAAATCGAATTTAAAGGAGTCCTTAACTCATGAGACATATTCGCCAGAAATTCTGACTTATATTTTGTACTTAAGGCAAGTTCTTCTGCTTTTTCCTGAATCTCCAGATTACGTTCCGCAATAAGATGATTCTTTTCTTCCAATAGTTTGGAACGCTCTTCCAGTTCCTGATTAGATTGTAAAAGTTCTTCCTGCTGAACGCGCAGTTCTTCTTCCGAAGCCTGCAGTTTTTGGGTTTGTGCCTCCAGTTCTGTGTTCAGATTTTCCAGTTCAGAATGCTGCGCCTGCAGTTCTTCTGACTGTGCCTGGGTTTCTTCCAAAAGGGTTTGTACCTGTTTTCTGCTTTTGGCTGCAGCAAGAGCCAGCGCTATAGTGGCAGAAGCTTCCTTGAAAAAGCCAATCTTTAACTTATCAAATTTATGTGCCGATCCCAGTTCGATAACACCTATACAGATACCGTTAAGAATAACGGGTAACAGTAAAATATGACCTACTGCCAATTTACCGTTTGAAAAGCTAACAATATAGTCTTCAGCCTGAATCCCCTCAATCAGTTTTTCCTTGCCATCTTTCAGAACCTGACCAACCATTCCTTCACCGATTTCAAGTGTTTTGGTCATTCTTTCTTCCAGCGCATAGGCACTTTGCAGTCTGATCAGATCATTCTCCAGCAGATAAAATGCACCGTTTATACAATCTCCGTAATTCGTCAGGTGCGACAGAGAATCTTCCGCCAATACTTCCTGGCTTTTATTACCTACAAGTATTTCATTCAGCTTCGCTAATCCTGTCTGACGCCAATCGTTATTATTCAGTTTATCAAAAGAAGATTTTAAAGCGTCTGTCATATCATTCAGAGATCCTGCCAGACTTCCCAGATCATCTTCTTCTGTATCATTGATTCGTATAGTGTAGTCTCCATGAGCAATATTATTCGCGATTTTTTGAATAACATTCAAGCGGCGGCTTATCTCCTCATCCTTTTTCTTTAAAGAAGACTGCAGCTGCTCTCTCTTATAATAATCTTCTCTTATTTTTTTGTAGAATACAGAAGTAATAATCAAAGAAGCTATAGCCGCTATTACAATAAAAAAAGAAGTGTATTTTGATGAAGCATCGAGGGCTATTGTTCTCTTGTTTAGAAGCATTTCCTCTTCATTTGTAAAACCAGCAATAATATTCCGGCAGCTATCCATATAACGTTTGCCTTCCTCTAACTGTTCTACTGTAATATCACCACCTTGTTTTCTGATTTTCACCAGATTCTGAAGAATATTTATTCTGGAATTGACTAATGATTCAAGGCTGTCTGAGCGACGGGTTTGGTTCGGATTGTCTATCGTCAACTCCCGTACAGTTTTTAGTGACTCCGGTAAAGATTGCGTACTATTGATATAAGGCTCCAGAAAACTTTCTTTACCTGTAAGCTGAAAACCACGCTGTCCTGTTTCCGCATTTTGCAGATCGACAAGAATCTTGTTGACGCCACTGATCACCTGACGGGTATGATCCACCTTCTTTCGGTTATTGATTTGTTCCTTTATACTGAGATAGGAAGCGGTAGAACTCGCCAACAATATCAGTAATGAAACTCCAAAGCCTATCTGAAGGCTGCGTATAAATTTGCCAGGCATGCGCTGTCTAGTTTAAAGGTATAGTGAAATAAAATGTTGATCCTTGTCCGGTCTGACTCTGTATACCAAATGTTCCGTTATGTTGGCGGATGATTTCTGAACAGATGTAAAGGCCTATTCCCAGACCCTGAAATTTGAGAGAGGACTCTTCAACACGATAGAATTTATTGAAAATATTTTTTTGCTTATGCTCAGGAATTCCAATTCCGAAATCAGTAACATCTACTTTGATTTGGGCATTTTCCTGTTCTGTTTTAATAATCACTCTTTTTGAATCAGGCGAATACTTAATAGCATTTGTCAGGTAATTTATTAATACCTGTTCGATCCTTATTTCATCACCAAGTACAGGCTGATCAATAAGATCGCCCTCTCGTTCAATCTTTATATTACTGTTTTCATGTGTGTGGTATATGGTATCCACAACGTTACTCAGCAAATTTTCAAAGTTGAAGAGTCTTTTATTCATCTTTAGTTTACCGTTATCTATTTTAGATATATCCAGTAAATCTGCAATCAGACTATTCAGTTTAGAGACTTGATGCTGTACAGTATTCAGGTATTTGCTTGTAGCTGTATTTTCTTCGGCACTCAGGGTTCGTTCTAACAGTTGTATGTATGCCTTGATACTGGTGAGCGGAGTTTTCAATTCATGGCTGGCGATACTCAGAAATTCATCTTTCTTTTTCTCTATTTGTTTCTGATCATCAATGTCTGTGAAAGTCCCCACCCATTTAACAATGACCTCCTGCTCTCTTATAGGTATAATACGCAATAAATGAAATCTGAATATATCCGAATCGATCTCTTTAATCCTGACTTCAAGTTCCAGCGAATTGCTACTGGCCATAGCCAACAACCACTCATCCCAGATATTTTTATCTTCCGGATGTGTTTTCGGAAATGTTTCAGATGAAAGTGAATACTTAAACCACTTTTCATTAACAAATTCAATATGACCTTCTGCATTTGCGGTGAATGCGATCTGAGGCAGAGACTCTAAGGTAGAATGCAAATGATAAACCCTCTCTTTTAATTTTGCTTCTGCATTCTTTCTGGTTTCGATTTCGGAAATAAGAGCTTGCTGCGTTTCATTTAGAGCTAGTGTCTGTTCGTACAACCGATAGAATGTCTTTACCTTTAACAGCAGAATATCGGGATCTACAGGTTTAGTTACATAATCTATCCCTCCTGATTCATAGCCTTTTGTGATAAATTTCTTATCGGTATTGACCGCAGAAAGAAAAATAATGGGAATTTCCTTTGTTTTGCTGAAGCCTGAAAGGGTCTCTGCAACTTCAAAGCCATCAATACCCGGCATTTGAACGTCCAGAATGATAAGGGCGTAATTATTTCTTAATACCTTTTTTAGTGCTTCTTCTCCGGACAATGCTGTGTCTACTAAAAAATCCTTGGATTCTAATAATCGTTTTAAAGAATAAATATTTTCTGATTTGTCATCAACAATTAGAATCATGTGCTTGTTCATAGTTTTAAAGACCGATTTTTTGATGCGAAGTGACGATCTGAATTTTAAAGGCTTAAAATAACCATTTATTATTTAATAATACAAGTTGTGCCACCAAAAAAATACGTTGAAAATCTAGCTAAAAAACAGATCAGCTTAATTATTATCTTCAATACACAACTATTTTAGAGAGATAAAGAAAATGTAGATTTAATTAGAAATAAAAATGCACCACTTCTAGGGTGCATTTAGTCTCTTATAAAAACTATTCAGGTTAAGTTGCCCATGCCCGGTCACCTTTCCGGTAAGGATAATCACCATCATATTTACCCGGGATTTTTACATAGCGAAGTACTTCTGTAGCACCTAACTTTGAACTAAAAAAAGTGAGCAAAGTCAGCTGTTTAAACAAAGTGAAAAAATGAGGCGGATCCTGCTCTTTTCTTTTACCATTATACTCCTTGGATTCCTTATCCAGCTTATTGACAAATAACGTCTGGTCTTTTTTCTCTAACTTCTGAAATTCGCTTCCAAACTCTTTCTTAGCTCTTGTATCTATCGCAGCAAGGCCTTCCATAAAAATCTTTTGTTCATCAGCTGTATAGCAATCTCTTACTATCACCGGGATCACCTCCCCTACACCGGCTTCTTTTGCGCCGGGAGTTTTTGTCTTCGGCAAAATAGCTTCTGCCAGATCCCCTATAAAATCAATAGATTCAGCCTCAAAAAGCTTTTTAATATCCTGCGATGCCGGTCTTTTGCAACCTTCCAGAAAAAGATTTGCGCCGACTATAGTTCCCCCCATCAGTAAGGCCACCCGTTGTATTGCGTCTCTTCTATTCATTGTTATGAAATAAATATGTTAAAGATTTCCTTTTTTTAACTCACTGACTGCAAAATCTACCGCCCGAGCTGTAAAAGCCATATAAGTAAGTGATGGATTGACACAGGATGCCGAAGTCATAAAAGCTCCGTCTGTCACGAATACATTCGTTGCATCCCATACCTGATTATGTTTATTGAGTACCGATGTACGCGGATCATGCCCCATCCTCGCTGTACCCATTTCATGTATACCCTGTCCCATGCTAAATCCTCCGTCAAATGTTGATACATCTTTTACACCAATAGATTCCAGCATTTCCTTCATTTCTTCACTGGCATCCTTCCGTATTTTTTTCTCATTTTCTTTGATTTCAGCATCCATCGCCAATACTGGAAGCCCCCACTTATCTTTTTGCGACTTATCCAGTGTAATTTTATTTTCATGATAAGGCAATATTTCCCCGAATGCCCCGAATCCCATATACCATGA
The Sphingobacterium spiritivorum genome window above contains:
- a CDS encoding ATP-binding protein; amino-acid sequence: MNKHMILIVDDKSENIYSLKRLLESKDFLVDTALSGEEALKKVLRNNYALIILDVQMPGIDGFEVAETLSGFSKTKEIPIIFLSAVNTDKKFITKGYESGGIDYVTKPVDPDILLLKVKTFYRLYEQTLALNETQQALISEIETRKNAEAKLKERVYHLHSTLESLPQIAFTANAEGHIEFVNEKWFKYSLSSETFPKTHPEDKNIWDEWLLAMASSNSLELEVRIKEIDSDIFRFHLLRIIPIREQEVIVKWVGTFTDIDDQKQIEKKKDEFLSIASHELKTPLTSIKAYIQLLERTLSAEENTATSKYLNTVQHQVSKLNSLIADLLDISKIDNGKLKMNKRLFNFENLLSNVVDTIYHTHENSNIKIEREGDLIDQPVLGDEIRIEQVLINYLTNAIKYSPDSKRVIIKTEQENAQIKVDVTDFGIGIPEHKQKNIFNKFYRVEESSLKFQGLGIGLYICSEIIRQHNGTFGIQSQTGQGSTFYFTIPLN
- a CDS encoding response regulator, with the protein product MPGKFIRSLQIGFGVSLLILLASSTASYLSIKEQINNRKKVDHTRQVISGVNKILVDLQNAETGQRGFQLTGKESFLEPYINSTQSLPESLKTVRELTIDNPNQTRRSDSLESLVNSRINILQNLVKIRKQGGDITVEQLEEGKRYMDSCRNIIAGFTNEEEMLLNKRTIALDASSKYTSFFIVIAAIASLIITSVFYKKIREDYYKREQLQSSLKKKDEEISRRLNVIQKIANNIAHGDYTIRINDTEEDDLGSLAGSLNDMTDALKSSFDKLNNNDWRQTGLAKLNEILVGNKSQEVLAEDSLSHLTNYGDCINGAFYLLENDLIRLQSAYALEERMTKTLEIGEGMVGQVLKDGKEKLIEGIQAEDYIVSFSNGKLAVGHILLLPVILNGICIGVIELGSAHKFDKLKIGFFKEASATIALALAAAKSRKQVQTLLEETQAQSEELQAQHSELENLNTELEAQTQKLQASEEELRVQQEELLQSNQELEERSKLLEEKNHLIAERNLEIQEKAEELALSTKYKSEFLANMSHELRTPLNSILLLSRLMSENTEENLNEDQIESAKVIQSSGTSLLSLIDEILDLSKIEAGKMELEYQDVKLSDVTQELSSLFAPIVKEKSLDLNIVIQPDLPSTLETDRLRLDQVLRNLLSNAIKFTSKGSITLTITEEESNGNNIVFAVKDTGIGIAEEKQKIVFEAFQQADGSTRRKFGGTGLGLSISREIARLLGGEIRLESKENEGSIFSLVIPKSKQVSVISPKADELVAIISSDVEEVNALVAEEISPYVILDIPAEIEDDRNNIKEHDKVILIVEDDTNFAKALLKYTRQQNYKGIVAVRGDIAAEFAEKYKPLAILLDIQLPIKDGWQVMDELKSNPATRPIPVHMMSSLKMKKESLLKGAIDFINKPIAMEQIGGMFKKIEDALARYPKKVLIVEENPKHATALSYFLSNFNIASEIRSNVKDSVEALTSDAVNCVILDMGIPDKTGYETLEAIKKNEGLENLPIIIFTGKNLSKAEETKIKQYADSIVIKTAHSYQRILDEVGLFLHLVEEKNADQVQKKANKLGSLNEVLSNKKVLIADDDVRNIFSLTKALEKYQMKVISAIDGKEAIQQLKDNPDISIVLMDMMMPEMDGYETIRLIRQSPQYAKLPIMAVTAKAMTGDREKCIIAGASDYISKPVDADQLLSLLRVWLYEN
- a CDS encoding gluconate 2-dehydrogenase subunit 3 family protein, giving the protein MNRRDAIQRVALLMGGTIVGANLFLEGCKRPASQDIKKLFEAESIDFIGDLAEAILPKTKTPGAKEAGVGEVIPVIVRDCYTADEQKIFMEGLAAIDTRAKKEFGSEFQKLEKKDQTLFVNKLDKESKEYNGKRKEQDPPHFFTLFKQLTLLTFFSSKLGATEVLRYVKIPGKYDGDYPYRKGDRAWAT